One segment of Salvelinus fontinalis isolate EN_2023a unplaced genomic scaffold, ASM2944872v1 scaffold_0647, whole genome shotgun sequence DNA contains the following:
- the LOC129846910 gene encoding zinc finger protein 271-like: MASVKLEDCSQTLELNVNIKDEEEEEKIGKSVSHGMRPVTSTVRTNPALLSPSTLSPNLQSPGPDCDSGAQFALQDPEMASVKLEDCSQTLELNVKIKDEEEEEKIGTSVNHGLELSLRPVTSTVRTNPACLSLSTLSPNLQSLGPDCDSGAQFALQDPEMASVKLEDCSQTLELNVNIKDEEEEEKIGKSVSHGDHVETFSISREQQQEDHRAKRSHHCPYCEEIFPILSKLKIHTGNNLYFCADYGKCFTTSTHLKVQKLFSCSDCGFIRQHTEEKPYSCSDCGKIFSQLGHLKTHERLHTGEKPYSCSDCGRSFSHLRTLKNHERIHTGEKPYSCSDCGARFSRLETLKKHERIHTGEKPYSCSDCVKCFTTSAQLKVHQTTHTEEKPYSCSDCGKIFSQLGHLKKHERIHTGEKPYSCSDCVKCFTTSAQLKVHQRTHTEEKPYSCSDCGARFSRLETLKKHERIHTGEKPYSCSDCGRSFSHLRTLKNHERIHTGEKPYSCSDCGARFSRLDTLKKHERIHTGEKPYSCSDCVKCFTTSAQLKVHQRTHTEEKPYSCSDCGARFSRLETLKKHERIHTGEKPYSCSDCVKCFTTSAQLKVHQTTHTEEKPYSCSDCGKIFSQLGHLKTHERLHTGEKPYSCSDCGRSFSHLRTLKNHERIHTGEKPYSCSDCGARFSRLDTLKKHERIHTGEKPYSCSDCVKCFTTSAQLKVHQRTHTEEKPYSCSDCGARFSRLETLKKHERIHTGEKPYSCSDCVKCFTTSAQLKVHQRTHTEEKPYSCSDCGKIFSQLGHLKTHERIHTGEKPYACSDCVKCFKTSTELKFHQRTHTGEKLYSCSDCGKIFSQLGHLKTHERIHTGEKPYACSDCVKCFKTSTELKVHQRTHTGEKPYSCSDCGKSFSHLGTLKQHERIHKREKP, encoded by the exons atggcatcagtgaagctggaagactgcagtcaaacactggagttgaatgtcaacattaaagatgaagaagaggaggagaagattgggaaatctgtttctcatg GTatgaggccggtaacatcaacagtgaggacaaacccagccctcctctctccttccacactgagtccaaacctacagtcacctggtcctgattgtgacagtggagcccagtttgcactgcaggatccagaaatggcatcagtgaagctggaagactgcagtcaaacactggagctgaatgtcaaaattaaagatgaagaagaagaggagaagattgGGACATCTGTTaatcatg GATTAGAATtaagtctgaggccggtaacatcaacagtgaggacaaacccagcctgcctctctctttccacactgagtccaaacctacagtcactgggtcctgattgtgacagtggagctcagtttgcactgcaggatccagagatggcatcagtgaagctggaagactgcagtcaaacactggagttgaatgtcaacattaaagatgaagaagaggaggagaagattgggaaatctgtttctcatg gagaccatgttgagacattctctatatccagagagcaacagcaggaagatcacagagctaagaggtctcaccactgcccatattgtgaggagattttcccaattctatcaaagctaaaaatacacacaggaaacaatcTTTATTTCTGCGCTGACTAtggaaaatgcttcacaacatcaactcATCTAAAAGTTCAAAAGCTTTTCTCCTGCTCTGATTGTGGG ttcatcagacaACACACagaagagaagccttactcctgctctgactgtggaaagatttTCTCTCAACTGGGCCAcctaaaaacacatgaacgtttacacacaggagagaagccttactcctgctctgactgtggaaggaGTTTCTCTCACCTGCGTACCTTAAAGAaccatgaacgtatacacacaggagagaagccttactcctgctctgactgtggggcgagGTTCTCTCGACTGGAAACCTTAAAaaaacatgaacgtatacacacaggagagaagccttactcctgctctgactgtgtcaAATGTTTCACAACATCAgctcagctaaaagttcatcagacaacacacacagaagagaagccttactcctgctctgactgtggaaagatttTCTCTCAACTGGGCCACCTAAAaaaacatgaacgtatacacacaggagagaagccttactcctgctctgactgtgtcaAATGTTTCACAACATCAgctcagctaaaagttcatcagagaacacacacagaagagaagccttactcctgctctgactgtggggcgagGTTCTCTCGACTGGAAACCTTAAAaaaacatgaacgtatacacacaggagagaagccttactcctgctctgactgtggaaggaGTTTCTCTCACCTGCGTACCTTAAAGAaccatgaacgtatacacacaggagagaagccttactcctgctctgactgtggggcgagGTTCTCTCGACTGGACACCTTAAAaaaacatgaacgtatacacacaggagagaagccttactcctgctctgactgtgtcaAATGTTTCACAACATCAgctcagctaaaagttcatcagagaacacacacagaagagaagccttactcctgctctgactgtggggcgagGTTCTCTCGACTGGAAACCTTAAAaaaacatgaacgtatacacacaggagagaagccttactcctgctctgactgtgtcaAATGTTTCACAACATCAgctcagctaaaagttcatcagacaacacacacagaagagaagccttactcctgctctgactgtggaaagatttTCTCTCAACTGGGCCAcctaaaaacacatgaacgtttacacacaggagagaagccttactcctgctctgactgtggaaggaGTTTCTCTCACCTGCGTACCTTAAAGAaccatgaacgtatacacacaggagagaagccttactcctgctctgactgtggggcgagGTTCTCTCGACTGGACACCTTAAAaaaacatgaacgtatacacacaggagagaagccttactcctgctctgactgtgtcaAATGTTTCACAACATCAgctcagctaaaagttcatcagagaacacacacagaagagaagccttactcctgctctgactgtggggcgagGTTCTCTCGACTGGAAACCTTAAAaaaacatgaacgtatacacacaggagagaagccttactcctgctctgactgtgtcaAATGTTTCACAACATCAgctcagctaaaagttcatcagagaacacacacagaagagaagccttactcctgctctgactgtggaaagatttTCTCTCAACTGGGCCAcctaaaaacacatgaacgtatacacacaggagagaagccttacgcctgctctgactgtgtaaaatgcttcaaaacatcaactgagctaaaatttcatcagagaacacacacaggagagaagctttactcctgctctgactgtggaaagatttTCTCTCAACTGGGCCAcctaaaaacacatgaacgtatacacacaggagagaagccttacgcctgctctgactgtgtaaaa